CTCTCTAACCTCCTCCCATCTGTTCACCGCCCAAAGCCACATCCCTCTTAGCGATCTCTCACCGCAGACTGATGCCAGGATAAGCAGTGATAATATCTTGTTAAGCGGTAGTCGGTTATTTTGGGCAGCCTGGCGAATAAGCTGTTGGGATGGACATATCGGCCCGCCACGAGCATCTTTCTCACCTCCTTCCTGGTGGTCTTTGTGATAGTATACTAAATCATACAATCATTGAAAAGCCCTAGATATGTAAGGCTGTAGCCCCTACAGATACGCAGCTTCTCCTGCGTCAAGGGATAACTTGTTATCTAAGGTGAAATCTGATATAATCAATTCCGGCCTCAGATCCGAAGAGAGATTGGAGGGTATAAGATGGATGTGAAGGGGTTTGTCAAAAACATCAAGTGGTTCGGACATGATGCATTCCTGGTAAAATTTGAAGGTAAAAACGTCTATTTCGACCCCTATCAGATCTCTGGAGGCGAACCTGCCGATCTGATACTGGTTTCGCATGATCATTATGATCATTGCTCGGTGGATGATATCAATCGCATCCGAGGGAGCGATACCGTGATCGTTACCAATAGCTCCTCGGCCAAAAAGTTGAAAGGTGATGTGAGAGTGGTAAAGGCCGGTGATGAGATAACGGTTAAGGGGCTCAAAATCAAAACCGTTCCGGCATACAACCCTGCCAAGAGGTTCCATCCGAAATCCTATGGCGGCTTAGGTTTCATCGTCGATTTCGGTGGGGTTAAGGTTTACCACGCCGGCGATACCGACCTGATACCGGAGATGGAAGGGTTGGAGGTGGATATAGCGCTGTTGCCCGTTTCAGGCACGTATGTCATGACAGCGGAGGAGGCCGCCCAGGCGGCCGAGGTGATAAAGCCCAAGGTAGCGATACCGATGCATTACGGAGCCATTGTAGGGACAAGCAGGGACGCGGAGAGGTTCAAACAGCTGGCACCAGATGATGTTGAGGTGGTGATACTTAAAAAATCCTAGGCTATGCCCGGAAGGTTCGATCTCCTTAAGAAGGACAGGTTCACAGACGCCAGGTTAGGAAGGGTTCGAACGGCGCACGGGATCTTCAACACTCCGGCTTTCATGCCGGTCGGGACCCGTGCCGCCGTTAAATCCCTCTCGCCTCATGAGCTCAGGGAAGTCGGAGCGGAAATCATACTTTCA
The genomic region above belongs to Candidatus Poribacteria bacterium and contains:
- a CDS encoding MBL fold metallo-hydrolase; this encodes MDVKGFVKNIKWFGHDAFLVKFEGKNVYFDPYQISGGEPADLILVSHDHYDHCSVDDINRIRGSDTVIVTNSSSAKKLKGDVRVVKAGDEITVKGLKIKTVPAYNPAKRFHPKSYGGLGFIVDFGGVKVYHAGDTDLIPEMEGLEVDIALLPVSGTYVMTAEEAAQAAEVIKPKVAIPMHYGAIVGTSRDAERFKQLAPDDVEVVILKKS